A portion of the Lolium rigidum isolate FL_2022 chromosome 1, APGP_CSIRO_Lrig_0.1, whole genome shotgun sequence genome contains these proteins:
- the LOC124703190 gene encoding ent-kaur-16-ene synthase, chloroplastic-like, with amino-acid sequence MPRRAPLAVSKLGIRLPQHPSASASPKLEHVPEATSSFRQRPSSEREARIKRELEEPRLSPSPYDIAWVAMVPLRGFPQAPCFPQCVEWILQNQEDNGSWGISELDLSTSKCTLLSTLACVIALKKWNVGPQHIERGLHFIGTNFSIVMDEHITAPIGFNITFTGMISLAIGMGLEFPGRQTDVDAVLHIRELELNRYDVDKSCGRESYMAYVAEGLGNLLDWNEVTKFQRKNGSLFNSPSTTAAALIYSYDDKAQQYLNLLVSKFGSAVPTVFPINIYCQLSMVDSLEKIGISRHFSSEIMSILDRIYSLWLHRDDEIMLDIKTCAMAFRILRMNGYDVSADELSHMSEASTFHNSLQGYSDDTESLLELYKASRVSVSKDEIILENIEYWAGNLLAEKLCPDVLHRVPLLVDYAIQLPFYATMERLHHRRNIEHFDVTDYQLLKTSYSPCSVKKDHLALATEDFTFSQGIYLNELLDIESWVKENRLDQLKFARQIQTYGSLTASACIFAPELSDARILWAKNCVLVTISDDFFDVGGSKEELENLVALVEMWDEHHELQFYSERIKILFCAIYATVNQIGEMASIVQNRDVREHLIEQWIHTLRCMMTEAEWGRTKYVPTTDEYIANAHVSYGLAPIVPPSLYFVGEELLESAEKDQEYNELFRLLSTCGRLLNDLQGLERESIQGKLNSVSLLVLHSGGSMSVEAAKKEVEDYIASCRTELIRLVLREGTAVPRPCKELYLRMYQVNHLFYSNTDGFSSPTEMLGEVNAVIYEPLKLQTNNPL; translated from the exons ATGCCGCGCCGTGCTCCTTTGGCCGTCTCCAAGCTCGGCATCCGGCTACCGCAGCACCCGAGCGCGTCCGCCTCCCCAAAGCTCGAGCACGTCCCCGAGGCCACCTCCTCCTTCCGCCAACGACCATCATCG GAACGGGAGGCTAGAATAAAGAGAGAGCTCGAGGAGCCTAGATTGTCACCATCTCCATACGACATTGCATGGGTGGCTATGGTGCCCTTACGAGGTTTTCCTCAGGCTCCATGCTTCCCTCAATGTGTGGAATGGATACTGCAAAACCAAGAGGATAATGGATCATGGGGTATCAGCGAACTGGATTTGTCAACCAGCAAGTGTACTCTCTTATCCACTCTGGCATGTGTTATTGCACTTAAGAAATGGAATGTTGGCCCACAGCATATCGAGAGAG GACTACACTTTATTGGAACAAATTTCTCCATTGTTATGGATGAGCATATTACTGCTCCTATAGGCTTCAATATTACCTTTACTGGAATGATAAGCCTAGCCATCGGAATGGGTTTGGAATTTCCTGGTAGACAAACTGATGTTGACGCGGTTCTTCATATACGGGAGTTGGAATTAAACAG ATATGATGTGGATAAATCTTGTGGGAGAGAATCATATATGGCATATGTTGCGGAAGGGTTGGGGAACCTACTGGACTGGAATGAAGTTACGAAGTTCCAAAGGAAGAATGGGTCATTGTTCAATTCTCCTTCCACTACTGCTGCAGCATTAATCTATTCTTATGATGACAAAGCCCAACAATACCTAAACTTACTTGTTAGTAAATTTGGCAGTGCAG TACCAACTGTGTTCCCAATAAATATATATTGTCAGCTGTCGATGGTAGATTCACTTGAGAAGATTGGAATATCTCGTCATTTTTCTAGTGAGATAATGAGTATCCTAGACAGGATATACAG TTTGTGGTTACATAGAGATGATGAAATCATGCTGGATATAAAAACATGTGCAATGGCATTTCGTATTTTACGAATGAATGGATATGATGTTTCCGCAG ATGAGCTGTCCCATATGTCTGAAGCCTCCACTTTCCATAATTCACTTCAAGGGTATTCAGATGATACCGAATCTTTATTGGAACTATACAAGGCTTCAAGAGTTAGTGTATCAAAAGATGAAATTATCCTAGAAAACATAGAATATTGGGCAGGCAACCTATTAGCAGAAAAGTTATGTCCTGATGTGTTGCATAGGGTGCCATTGCTT GTGGACTATGCTATTCAGCTCCCTTTTTATGCGACAATGGAGCGTCTACACCACAGGAGAAACATTGAACATTTTGATGTTACAGATTATCAATTGTTGAAGACATCATACTC GCCTTGTAGTGTCAAAAAAGATCATCTTGCTTTGGCTACTGAAGATTTCACATTTTCTCAAGGTATTTACCTGAATGAACTCCTGGATATTGAAAG TTGGGTGAAAGAGAATAGGCTGGACCAGCTAAAATTTGCAAGACAAATACAGACATATGGCTCTCTCACTGCTTCTGCTTGTATTTTCGCTCCTGAATTATCTGATGCTCGGATTTTATGGGCCAAAAATTGCGTGCTCGTAACTATTTCTGATGACTTCTTTGATGTGGGGGGATCAAAAGAAGAGTTAGAAAACCTTGTAGCATTAGTTGAGAT GTGGGATGAGCACCACGAGCTTCAATTTTACTCAGAGAGAATAAAAATATTATTTTGTGCTATCTATGCTACAGTCAATCAGATTGGAGAAATGGCTTCTATAGTACAAAACCGTGATGTTAGGGAACACCTAATAGAGCAG TGGATACATACATTGCGGTGTATGATGACTGAAGCTGAATGGGGGAGGACGAAATATGTGCCGACAACAGATGAGTACATAGCAAATGCACATGTCTCCTATGGACTAGCGCCAATTGTGCCCCCGTCATTGTACTTTGTTGGGGAAGAGCTTTTGGAGTCGGCTGAAAAAGATCAAGAGTATAATGAGCTATTCAGGCTACTGAGCACGTGTGGTCGTCTACTAAATGATCTCCAAGGCCTTGAG AGGGAGAGCATCCAGGGAAAACTGAATAGTGTTTCACTACTTGTTCTCCACAGTGGTGGTTCTATGTCTGTAGAAGCAGCTAAAAAGGAAGTAGAGGACTATATTGCCTCGTGTCGGACAGAGTTGATAAGGTTGGTTCTTAGGGAAGGTACTGCTGTTCCTAGGCCGTGCAAGGAGTTGTACTTGAGGATGTACCAGGTTAATCATTTGTTCTACTCTAACACCGACGGGTTTAGCTCGCCAACAGAAATGCTCGGCGAGGTGAACGCAGTTATCTATGAGCCTCTCAAACTCCAGACCAACAACCCTCTTTAG